In the Euphorbia lathyris chromosome 5, ddEupLath1.1, whole genome shotgun sequence genome, one interval contains:
- the LOC136230549 gene encoding cytochrome P450 726A27-like, giving the protein MDLLTFFSPFQGKTPQTPNQLPHPPKLPLIGNLHQVICPQPHRRLAELAKIYGPLMQLKLGQVSAVVVSSPEIAKQVLKDNDIKVSDRRVSVAVADILLYNRQDIAFAPYGEYWREMRKICISELLSSKRVQSFESIREEEISDFIRSIDSKRGSAINLSVMALSLSNSIAARTVIGLKKKNQEAVVQLMVRMLKELGGFTVLDMFPSLEFIHVITGMKSRLVKLHKQADQLLEDIIEEHKAELKLGVQSDANNNILKVLLKLQANPDSLLTTDGIKAIILELCIATTDSSATILEWIMSELMKNPIVMK; this is encoded by the exons ATGGACTTATTAACATTTTTCTCCCCCTTCCAAGGGAAGACACCACAAACACCAAATCAACTTCCGCATCCACCAAAGTTACCTCTGATCGGAAACCTCCACCAAGTTATCTGTCCACAACCCCATCGCCGCCTTGCAGAACTTGCTAAAATTTATGGACCTCTTATGCAGCTTAAACTAGGTCAAGTTTCAGCCGTGGTTGTTTCTTCTCCAGAAATAGCCAAACAAGTGCTGAAAGATAATGACATCAAAGTAAGCGATAGACGTGTCTCTGTAGCAGTAGCAGATATCCTTTTATACAATCGCCAAGACATCGCATTTGCTCCATATGGTGAATATTggagagaaatgagaaaaatCTGCATCTCAGAGTTGCTTAGTTCCAAAAGAGTTCAATCTTTTGAATCAATCAGGGAAGAAGAGATATCAGATTTTATTAGATCGATTGATTCAAAAAGGGGATCGGCAATCAACTTGAGTGTGATGGCTTTATCTTTGTCAAATTCGATTGCAGCAAGAACAGTGATTGGtttgaagaaaaaaaaccaAGAAGCAGTAGTGCAATTGATGGTTCGAATGCTCAAGGAATTAGGGGGTTTTACTGTTCTTGATATGTTTCCCTCTCTTGAATTCATTCATGTGATCACTGGGATGAAATCTAGACTTGTGAAATTGCATAAACAAGCTGATCAGTTGTTGGAAGACATCATTGAAGAACACAAAGCTGAGTTGAAATTAGGAGTTCAAAGTGATGCCAACAATAATATTCTTAAAGTTCTTTTGAAACTCCAAGCAAATCCTGATTCTCTTTTAACAACTGACGGCATCAAAGCCATCATTCTG GAATTGTGCATTGCTACGACTGACTCATCTGCAACAATTCTTGAGTGGATAATGTCAGAATTGATGAAAAACCCAATAGTGATGAAATAG